From the Shewanella amazonensis SB2B genome, one window contains:
- a CDS encoding protein-glutamate methylesterase/protein-glutamine glutaminase encodes MIRVLIVDDSALVRKLLSHMLAQAEDIDVVGCAEDPYQAREMIKELNPDVITLDIEMPRMDGIAFLRNLMKLRPMPVIMISTLTEKGAAVTLEALSLGAVDFISKPKHDLTNKLLDYQDELLEKVRQAAVSRVRALSAPPPESESSGKLKNRVIAIGASTGGTEAIQRLISMLPANFPPVVIAQHIPAAFSASFAKRLDLNSQMQVVEAIGNEQLKVGNVYIAPGHAHLVIRRVGAHFRTAILDTDPVNRHKPSVDVLFHSVAEVAGRAAVGVILTGMGRDGAQGLLHMREQGAYTIAQDEDSSVVWGMPGSSVELGAACEQLHLDKIAPKLLSLLKSD; translated from the coding sequence ATGATAAGAGTACTCATCGTCGATGACTCTGCTCTGGTTAGGAAATTGCTGAGCCATATGCTGGCGCAGGCAGAGGACATCGATGTGGTGGGCTGTGCAGAAGATCCCTATCAGGCCAGGGAGATGATTAAGGAGCTCAACCCGGATGTGATAACTCTGGACATTGAAATGCCCCGCATGGATGGCATCGCATTTTTACGCAACCTGATGAAGCTGCGCCCCATGCCCGTCATCATGATTTCCACACTCACGGAAAAGGGGGCCGCCGTGACTTTGGAGGCCCTGTCTCTTGGGGCCGTGGACTTTATCAGTAAGCCCAAACATGACCTGACCAACAAGCTGCTCGACTATCAGGATGAACTGCTGGAAAAAGTCCGTCAGGCGGCGGTCAGCAGGGTAAGGGCCCTTTCTGCACCACCACCTGAGTCTGAGAGCTCCGGCAAGCTGAAAAACCGGGTAATTGCCATAGGTGCTTCCACCGGCGGCACAGAAGCCATTCAACGACTCATTTCCATGCTGCCAGCCAACTTCCCGCCTGTGGTTATCGCACAGCACATACCCGCTGCCTTCAGTGCTTCCTTTGCCAAACGTCTGGACCTGAACTCGCAGATGCAAGTGGTTGAGGCCATCGGCAATGAGCAATTAAAAGTCGGCAACGTCTATATCGCCCCGGGTCACGCCCATCTGGTCATTCGCCGGGTAGGCGCCCACTTTCGCACCGCCATTTTGGACACAGACCCGGTGAATCGGCACAAACCCTCGGTGGATGTGCTGTTTCACAGTGTGGCAGAAGTCGCAGGCAGGGCTGCAGTGGGCGTGATTCTCACCGGTATGGGGCGTGATGGCGCCCAGGGACTGCTGCATATGCGGGAACAGGGAGCCTACACAATAGCTCAGGATGAAGACAGCTCTGTTGTGTGGGGCATGCCGGGCAGCTCCGTTGAGCTGGGTGCCGCCTGTGAGCAGCTCCATCTGGACAAGATTGCACCCAAGCTGCTCAGTTTACTCAAATCAGATTAG
- a CDS encoding polysaccharide deacetylase family protein: MHKVLLFVCAWFSGLAQAAVVLQYHHVSETSPRVTSVTPAEFRSHMDFLAKNGFKVVPLTDLVAQIKRGEKPPLRAVAISFDDGYQNIADNAVPILKEYGFPYTLFVSIAPMVEGHKGMMSEATLKQLASEGAEIANHSYDHGHLVRRLEGEDESAWLLRIKTQLLQTEAALIRIRGETTQPMLAYPFGEYNAALQSLASELGMVAFGQQSGALGRYSALTALPRFPVGGRYASLETLKEKLYSLPMPVATISPADPLLLQDWQPRMKVTLAEVADINKAGMRCFLPNQEAVSPRWLDDVSFEVQADKPLPPGRSRYNCTAPSKTQKGFYWFSQAWLRPNKDGSWPKEP, translated from the coding sequence ATGCATAAAGTGTTGCTGTTTGTATGTGCTTGGTTCTCGGGCCTGGCTCAGGCGGCTGTGGTGCTGCAGTATCACCATGTGTCTGAGACCTCGCCCCGGGTCACCAGCGTCACGCCTGCCGAGTTTCGCAGCCATATGGACTTTTTGGCAAAAAATGGCTTTAAGGTGGTGCCTCTGACTGATCTGGTTGCTCAAATCAAGCGGGGTGAAAAACCGCCCCTGAGAGCGGTCGCCATCAGTTTTGATGATGGTTATCAAAACATTGCTGACAATGCCGTTCCTATCTTAAAGGAATATGGATTTCCCTACACATTGTTTGTCTCTATCGCGCCCATGGTGGAGGGGCATAAGGGGATGATGAGTGAAGCGACTCTGAAACAGTTGGCTTCTGAAGGCGCCGAAATAGCCAATCACAGCTACGATCACGGCCATCTGGTACGGCGCTTGGAAGGGGAGGATGAATCCGCCTGGCTATTGCGGATAAAGACTCAACTTTTGCAAACCGAAGCCGCACTGATCCGTATTCGTGGTGAAACGACACAACCTATGTTGGCCTATCCCTTCGGCGAATATAACGCTGCGCTGCAGTCTTTGGCCTCGGAGCTTGGGATGGTGGCATTCGGCCAACAATCCGGTGCGCTTGGGCGGTACAGCGCCTTAACCGCCTTGCCGAGGTTTCCTGTGGGTGGGCGTTACGCGAGCCTGGAGACCCTGAAAGAAAAACTGTACAGCTTGCCCATGCCGGTGGCGACCATATCGCCCGCAGATCCCCTGTTATTGCAGGACTGGCAACCGCGCATGAAAGTCACTCTCGCAGAGGTGGCCGATATCAATAAAGCCGGGATGCGATGCTTTTTGCCCAATCAGGAGGCGGTATCACCACGTTGGCTGGATGATGTCAGTTTTGAGGTGCAGGCGGACAAACCTCTGCCGCCGGGGCGTTCGCGCTATAACTGCACCGCACCATCCAAAACACAAAAGGGATTTTACTGGTTTTCCCAGGCCTGGCTCAGGCCCAACAAAGATGGCAGCTGGCCAAAAGAGCCCTAA